The genomic DNA CTTGCCCGCGTCATTGAAGAAGATGGCTCGACCGCTCTTTATTACGATGAGGCCGAACTTAACGATATGACGCCGCTTGAAATCGTGGAGAACACCACTAAGAACTCAAACGGTTTTTCGCTGCCCGGTTGGGAGCCCGCCCGCCTCAAAGAACTGGCGCATGTTCTTGAGCTTTATAAAGATGTCGATCAGGATCAGCTGTTTGAAAACTATAAATACTTTCTTGAAAAGATTGTTCCGGTCTGTGAAGAAACTGGCGTGCGTATGGCGGTGCACCCAGACGACCCCGCCTGGCCGATTTTCGGTCTCCCCCGCCTGGCCCATAGTCAGGCACTGTTCGACCGCATTATTGGCCTTGTAGACAGCCCCGCCAATAGCCTCTGCTTGTGCACCGGCTCACTGGGCTCCAATCCTGAAAACAATCTTCCGGCGATTATCCGTCATTTTGGCGAAAAGGATCGCATCGCCTGCATGCATGTTCGCAACGTCAAACACCTTGGATACCGCAAGTTCCGTGAGGCTTCCCACCTCTCTTCCGACGGCTCCTTGGATATGTATCAGATTATCAAGGCCGTTTACGAAACCTGCCCTAACACCTATATTCGCCCTGACCACGGCAGAATGATCTGGGATGAGGTCGCACGCCCCGGTTACGGCCTTTATGACCGCGCGCTCGGTATAGCGTACCTTAACGGCATTTGGGAATCTCTTGAAAATCAGGGTAAATAGTAAGGAGTGTCTGTATCATGAAGGCAGTTCAGTTTCCAAAACCATGGCAAGCACAGTTGACTACATTTGACGCGCCTGTCTGTAAAGACGGTGAAGCATTGATTGCCGTAAAGTCAGTCGGAATCTGCGGGTCGGATATTGGTGCTTATCGCGGTTCAAATCCGTTGGTTTCCTACCCACGTATCATTGGCCATGAAATTGCCGGCGAAGTGATCTCAATCCCCGAAAACAGTAAGGGAATTCGCCCCGGTGACCATGTCATTGTCGACCCCTATCTTTACTGCGGGCACTGCTATCCTTGCTCACTGGGCCGCACCAACTGCTGCACCGATCTAAAGGTGCTCGGCGTGCATGTAGAAGGCGGCATGGCGCAGCTGTTTGCGCATCCCGCTGAAATGCTGATAAAGGTCCCGCAGGATATGCCCTGGGAAATTGTCCCTATTGCAGAGCCGCTAACCATCGCACTGCACGGCCTGCACCGGGCAAATCTGACCAGTGGCGAGCACATCGCAATCTTTGGCGCGGGCCCTATCGGTCTGCTTGCTGCAATGGCAGCAATTCACTACGGCGCTATTCCTATTTTAATTGACCCAGTGGGCGATCGGCTTGAAAAAGCGAAATTGCTTGGTATCATACACACCGTCAACCCCTCCTCGGTAAATCTTATTGAAGAGATTGCAAAAATTACGAACGGACGCTTGGCGGAAGTGGTCATGGAGGCTTCGGGTGCCTCTGCTGCCATACGCGATTCACTCAACGTTGCATCAAACGCTGGAAGAATAATTCTGACTGGATGGCCCAAGCAGGATATTTCGCTCCCAACCTCCTTAATTACAAGAAAGGAGCTGGATATTCGCGGAGCGCGTACTAGTGCTGGCGAATTTGAAGAAGCCATTGACCTGATCTATCGAAATAAGGTCGACGTGCGCACTATCCTGACTAAAACAGTCCCGATTGAACAGGCGGTTGAAACGATTATAGATATTGAAAAAAATCCCGGTGATTACCTTAAGGTCAATGTCATGATCGATTAGAAGCTTTTACTGAACCTTCAACTTCGCTTTGTAGCGAGCTGTCTGCCTCTAATAATCTATAAAATGAAAAAAGGACTTCATCAAAGAGGAAGTCCTTTTTTCGTTTTAAA from Oscillospiraceae bacterium MB24-C1 includes the following:
- a CDS encoding zinc-binding alcohol dehydrogenase family protein yields the protein MKAVQFPKPWQAQLTTFDAPVCKDGEALIAVKSVGICGSDIGAYRGSNPLVSYPRIIGHEIAGEVISIPENSKGIRPGDHVIVDPYLYCGHCYPCSLGRTNCCTDLKVLGVHVEGGMAQLFAHPAEMLIKVPQDMPWEIVPIAEPLTIALHGLHRANLTSGEHIAIFGAGPIGLLAAMAAIHYGAIPILIDPVGDRLEKAKLLGIIHTVNPSSVNLIEEIAKITNGRLAEVVMEASGASAAIRDSLNVASNAGRIILTGWPKQDISLPTSLITRKELDIRGARTSAGEFEEAIDLIYRNKVDVRTILTKTVPIEQAVETIIDIEKNPGDYLKVNVMID
- the uxuA gene encoding mannonate dehydratase — encoded protein: MKMTFRWYGEGNDSVTLKQIRQIPGCTGLMGVLDQYAAGEVWPLEVIRDYVKHVNSHGLEVEVIESVNVHEDIKLGLPTRDRYIQNYITTIRNLAACGIKVIVYNFMPVLDWLRTDLARVIEEDGSTALYYDEAELNDMTPLEIVENTTKNSNGFSLPGWEPARLKELAHVLELYKDVDQDQLFENYKYFLEKIVPVCEETGVRMAVHPDDPAWPIFGLPRLAHSQALFDRIIGLVDSPANSLCLCTGSLGSNPENNLPAIIRHFGEKDRIACMHVRNVKHLGYRKFREASHLSSDGSLDMYQIIKAVYETCPNTYIRPDHGRMIWDEVARPGYGLYDRALGIAYLNGIWESLENQGK